In Actinoplanes octamycinicus, the genomic window GTGGCGCGGCCTCAGTTCGTGCCACACCGGACTGACCCTGATCAGGTATTTCCCGGGGCAGAAACCGCGGTTGATCATGTTCAACGACGTGAGTCACCTGCCGCCGGCCCTGCAGTGGACCGGCTTCCCACCGGAGCTGCGGCCGTTCTAGCCGACCATCCTCGCTGCCGCGGCGCCGCCGGTTTCTCGCGGATCTTTTTCCGGTACGACCGGCAGCCCCGTGGCGGTCGGCTCGCGAGGCCCGGCCCACGCCCGACCGCGGCGCGTGTCGTGCGGGTCCGCCGGCCCACCGCGAGGCCCAGCCCGCACCCGACCGCGGCGCGAGCCGCGCGGGTCCGCCGGCCCACCGCGAGGCCCGGCCCGCGCCCGACCGCGGCGCGTGCCGCGCGGGTCCGTCGGCCTACCGCGAGGCCCGGCCCGCGCACGGCCGCGGCGCGTGTCGTGCGGATTTGTCGGCCTACGCGAGGCCCGGCCCGCGCACGGCCGCGGCGCGACTCACGGTCCCGGCTGGTTCTCACGGGTGTCTCAAGGCACTTGAGACACCCGTGAGAACCAGCCCGGGAGCGCCAGCGGCGGGATGGCGGGCGGTTCGCCGGCGCGCGGCTTCAGGTGGTCAGGGCTCGGACGGCGGCCTCCAGGTCGGTCAGGTCGGGGAGGACCACATGGGCGCCGGCGGCGAGCAGGTCGGCGGCCGGGGTGGCGCCGGTGGCGACCGCGATGGCGACCGCGTCGTTGGCCAGAGCGGCGGTCACGTCGTTCACCGTGTCGCCGATGACGACCGGGCGGAACGGCTCGGCATACTTCGCCTCGGCGCGCTCCCGGCAGCGGCGGACCAGGGTGGCGCGCACGCTGTCGTCGGTGCCGTAGCCACCCACCTCGGCGTCGAACGAGCCGGACAGGCCGAACGCCGCCACCTTCGCCGCGGCCACCGCCGGGACGTTGCCGGTGACCAGGGTCTGCACCACGTCCGGGCGGTCACCGAGGTGCTTGAGCACCTCGCGGACGCCGGGCATCAGCTCGCCCTGCTCGGCGAACTCGTGGCGGACCGACTCGACGATCGCCACGTACCGGGCGAAGAAGCGCTCCGGGGTGCAGTCGGTCACCCCGTGCGCGGCGAACACGCCCTGGCAGATGTCCAGGTCGGTGCGCCCGCCGAAGATCGGCGTGTCCCGCCAGGCGACCCCGGTCACCTCGGTGAACGCCGCCTTCCACGCCCGCGCCGCCACCCCGCCGCCGCGCAGCAGGGTGTAGTCGATGTCCCACATCACCAGGCGCCTCATGACTCGCCTAGCACCCGCTCGATGTGCTCGACCTTGGCGGTCAGCGCGCCGGTCACCCCGGGCCGGACGTCCGCCTTCAGCGAGAGGCTGACCCGCGGTGCGACCGCGGCGACCGCGTCCACGGCCTGCTTGACCACCGCCATCACCTCGTCCCACTCGCCCTCGACGGTGGTGAACATGGCATCGGTACGGTTCGGCAACCCGGAGGCGCGGACCACCCGGACGGCCTCGGCGACGGCGTCCCCGACCGAATCCCCGGCCCCGATCGGCGTGACAGAGAAGGCAACCAGCATGGGTCAATCTTCGCAGCGAGGCCGGCCGGCCGCGGCGCGCAGGGCGGTCCAGTCCCGCCGCATGCCGTCGATCAGCACCGGCAGGTCGGGAAAGCCGTCCGCGCCGGCCTGCACGGTGATCGCCAGCTCCCCGGCGTAGGAGAGCGCCACCACCGACAGGCCGACGTTGCCGGCCAGGTTCCCGACCGCGTACACGTGCCGGACCGGGGCGCCCAGGAGCCGGATCGGCGTGACCGGACCGGCCAGGTCACTCGCCATCATGGCGGTGCCGCGCTGCCGGCGGCTGAACCAGCCGATCAGACCGGTCCGGGCCATCGCCACCAGCAGCGCGGTGGCCGCGGTGACGGACTGCTCGCGCTTGGCCCGGGCGGTGCCCGCCGCCACGGCGCGCAGCCGGTCGGCCGGGTGCGCGGTGGCGACCGGGAGGCGGACCAGTAGGCCGCCGGTTCGGTTGCCGATCGGATGGTCGGCCGGGTGCGCGGTGGCGACTGGGAAGCGGACCGGCAGGCCGCCGGTTCGGTTGCCGATCGGATGGTCGGCCGGGTGCGCGGTGGCGACCGGGAGGCGGACCGGCAGGCCGCCGGTTCGGTTACCGGTCGGGCGGTCGGCCCGGCCGGGGCGCAACGAGACCGCGACCGAGCAGTTCAGCCAGAGCCGGTCGAGCGGTTCGTGGCGGGATCGCAGGAGGGCGCGGACACCGCCGGCGGCGAGCGCGAGGACCAGGTCGTTGATCGTGGCGTGGTGCCGGTGCGCGACGGTGCGTGCCTCGTCCAGGTCGAGGCTTAGCACGGCCAGACGGCGGCCGGGGGTCAGCGGCGCGGTGAGGGAGGTGCGCGGGGCTCGCCAGGCGGCGCGGACCATCCGCAGCCCGGCCATCGGCGAGCGGCTCCCGCCCCGCGACCACGCGGCGGTCTGCGGCGGCGCTATCCCGTGGACCGGCGATTGGTCGGCGGACGGGAGCACGGGGCGCACGCGTGTCCGGGATTGGTCAGTGAACGGGAGCAGCGGCCGCCCGGGTGTCCGGGATCGGTCAGTGAACGGGAGCAGAAGTCGCCCGCGCGTCCAGGACTGCGGGGTCGACCGGCGCAGTGCTTGCGCGGATGCCCGGAAGTGGTCGGTGATCTGGTGCGGTGGTCGCGCGGCAAGCCGGAGGCGGGCGGCGGTCTGGCGGAGTGCTCGCGCGGGAGCCAGGAAGTGGTCCGTGACCAGGTCGGACCAGCGAGGTGCCGGTTGGCGACGCTGCCGGAGGACCGGTGCGTCCGGGGTGTCGCCGAGCAGGGTGGTGAGCAGCCGGATGGTGGCCATGCCGTCCGCGATCACGTGGTGCAGCACGACCACGACGCCGACCCGCCCGCCGGGCAGGCCGGGCACCAGCCACATCCGCCACCGCGGCCGGGCCGGGTCCAGCACCGGACGGATGAGCCGCTCGGTGAGCCGGAGCAGGGACTCCTCGTCGCGGGGCTCCAGTAGTTCCGTGGCTCCCTCGTCGTGGGGCTCTGGCGGCTCCGCGACCTGCTCGTCGCGGGGCTTCGGCGGTTCCGCGACCTGCTCGTCGCGGGGCTCTGGCGGCTCCGCGACCTGCTCGTCGTGGGGCTTCGGCGGTTCCGCCACCTGATCGTCGCGGGGCTCGGGCAGCTCAGCGACATCGATGTGATCGGCGACCCGGAAGTTCGGCGCGTCCACCCAGATCGGGCGCCCGGCGAACGGGCCGGCGTCGCGGATCACCTGCCGGAGCCGGGGCACCCGGTCGAGACGCTCCCCGACCGTGGCGCGGATCTCGTCCAGCCGGAGCCGCCCCGCGGCGTCGGTCAGCGGCGCGCCGTCGACGACCGCGACGGCGGCCACGTGGATCGGGGTGTCCGGGCTCTCGGCGGCGAGGTTGATCAGATCCTCGGCGGTGAGCCGGGGAAATCGGCTCTCCATGGTCCCAGCATGCCGGTGCGGTCCGGGGCGGGGCAGAGGCGGAAGTCCCTGGTCGGGTAGATCTACAAAGTAGCAGTGACAGGGGCAAATCGGTATCGGGTGACGGGACGAGGGCGACCGGGGCGAGCGTCGCCTACCGTCGCCGGGTGACTTCGGAACTGAGGGATGCGTCGGCGGCGGGGACCTGGCGGCTCGGCGACCGGGTGGTCAACCGGATGGGATTCGGGACGATGCGGCTCACCGCCGACCCGGACACCTCGGAGGCGATCCGGGTGCTGCGCCGGGCCGTGGAGCTGGGCGTGGATCACTTCGACACGGCGGCGTTCTACTGCTCGCCGGGCGGGATCATCGACGGCGGGCCCGGTCCGGTGCGGCATGCGACCGAGTTGCTGGGGGCGGCGCTCGGGTCGTACCGGAAGCGGGTTTTGATCGCGACCAAAATCGGACCTCTGCGGATGCCGGACGGTCACTGGGGCGCGGCCGAGTCGCCGGCCTCGCTGCGCGGCCAGGTCGAGGAGAACCTGCGGCGGCTCGGGGTGGAGGCGCTGGATCTGGTCAATCTGCGGATCACCCGTAACGTGGCGGTCCCGCTGGCGGAGCGGTTCGGGGCGCTCGCCGAGATGCGCGCCGAAGGGTTGATCCGGCAGCTGGGCCTGTCCAACATCGGTCTGGCTGATCTGGACGAGGCGACCCGGATCGCGCCGGTGGCGTGCGTGCAGAACGCCTACTCGGTGGAGGTGCGCGGCGACGACGAACTGCTGCGGGTGTGCGGGGAGCGGGGGATCGCCTTCGTGCCGTTCTTCGCGATCGCGGGCGCGCGAAGAGAGTCCGGCGCGCGCACAGGGTCGGACGCGCGCGGAGAGTCGGGCGCGCGAAGAGAGTCGGGCACGCGGGCAGGGTCGGACGCGCGCGGAGAGTCGGGCGCGCGAGCAGAGTCGGGCGCGCGGGCGGGGTCGGACGCGCGCGGAGAGGCCGGCGGGGCGCGGGGGCGGGACGCGGCGGTGCGGCGGGTAGCCGAACGGCATGGGGTCACCGAGCATCAGGTGCGGCTGGCGTGGACGCTGCATCAGGGGCCGCACGTGCTGGCCATCCCCGGCACCGGCAAGGTCGGGCACCTGGAACAGAACGTCGCGGCCGCCGCCGTCCAGCTGACCGGAACCGATCTGGCCGAGCTCGCCTGAGGCCGCGGGTTCCCTCGCGGGTGTGATGGCCAGTTGAGTCGATCAATGCGCGCGACTAGTCTAGTCGTAGAGCAACCCCCAGCCGGGCGGGGTGCCTATCCTGAGGGGAGGTGCGGTGTGGGGGTGTCCATGGAAGCGAAGATCGAGAACGTGCAGCTCAACCTGGACGACGAGACTCTGATCGAGGCGGCCAAGATTCTCGGCACCAGGAATGCCGCCGACACGGTGAACGCCGCGCTGCGTGAGATCGTTGACATCCGCAAGCGGGTCGAGGCCATGGAGAAACTCGCCGAGATGGGCGCGCGCGGCGACTTCGACGAGTTCCTCGACAAAAGCACCTATCGGCGATGACCGCGCAGTTCCTGGTCGACACCAGCGCATACTTCCGGTTGGCGCGAGAGGTGGCGCTTCGGGATGCCTGGGGTGACTACCTACGGTCCGGCTTGTTCTCCATCTGCGAGCTGACCGAGTTGGAGATCTATTACACCGCTCGGTCCATGGATCATCGGCGGGAGTTGGGCTCCGTTGTCCGCGAGCGATACAAGTGGGCGCTCATGCCGGACGCGATCTACCACCGCGCGCTCGAGGTGCAGGAACTCCTCGCGCACAAGGGCGCGCATCGATCCGCAGGTGCCGTTGACCTCTTGGTTGCGGCGACGGCGGAATCTCTCGGGATGACGGTGCTGCACTACGACCGTGACTTCGAGCTGGTTGCCGGGGTGACGGGCCAGCCGACCCGATGGATTGCCAAGCCGGGCACGGTGGACTGACTTCTCGCGACCGGGGGCATGACGGGCGCCGACGGTGAGGATGGCGCCCGGCTCACGGCGTACCGGAAAGGGGTGGGCTCGCCTGGCGGGATGGGGTGGGTGTTGTGCAGG contains:
- a CDS encoding HAD family hydrolase gives rise to the protein MRRLVMWDIDYTLLRGGGVAARAWKAAFTEVTGVAWRDTPIFGGRTDLDICQGVFAAHGVTDCTPERFFARYVAIVESVRHEFAEQGELMPGVREVLKHLGDRPDVVQTLVTGNVPAVAAAKVAAFGLSGSFDAEVGGYGTDDSVRATLVRRCRERAEAKYAEPFRPVVIGDTVNDVTAALANDAVAIAVATGATPAADLLAAGAHVVLPDLTDLEAAVRALTT
- a CDS encoding MTH1187 family thiamine-binding protein codes for the protein MLVAFSVTPIGAGDSVGDAVAEAVRVVRASGLPNRTDAMFTTVEGEWDEVMAVVKQAVDAVAAVAPRVSLSLKADVRPGVTGALTAKVEHIERVLGES
- a CDS encoding wax ester/triacylglycerol synthase domain-containing protein → MESRFPRLTAEDLINLAAESPDTPIHVAAVAVVDGAPLTDAAGRLRLDEIRATVGERLDRVPRLRQVIRDAGPFAGRPIWVDAPNFRVADHIDVAELPEPRDDQVAEPPKPHDEQVAEPPEPRDEQVAEPPKPRDEQVAEPPEPHDEGATELLEPRDEESLLRLTERLIRPVLDPARPRWRMWLVPGLPGGRVGVVVVLHHVIADGMATIRLLTTLLGDTPDAPVLRQRRQPAPRWSDLVTDHFLAPARALRQTAARLRLAARPPHQITDHFRASAQALRRSTPQSWTRGRLLLPFTDRSRTPGRPLLPFTDQSRTRVRPVLPSADQSPVHGIAPPQTAAWSRGGSRSPMAGLRMVRAAWRAPRTSLTAPLTPGRRLAVLSLDLDEARTVAHRHHATINDLVLALAAGGVRALLRSRHEPLDRLWLNCSVAVSLRPGRADRPTGNRTGGLPVRLPVATAHPADHPIGNRTGGLPVRFPVATAHPADHPIGNRTGGLLVRLPVATAHPADRLRAVAAGTARAKREQSVTAATALLVAMARTGLIGWFSRRQRGTAMMASDLAGPVTPIRLLGAPVRHVYAVGNLAGNVGLSVVALSYAGELAITVQAGADGFPDLPVLIDGMRRDWTALRAAAGRPRCED
- a CDS encoding aldo/keto reductase, yielding MGFGTMRLTADPDTSEAIRVLRRAVELGVDHFDTAAFYCSPGGIIDGGPGPVRHATELLGAALGSYRKRVLIATKIGPLRMPDGHWGAAESPASLRGQVEENLRRLGVEALDLVNLRITRNVAVPLAERFGALAEMRAEGLIRQLGLSNIGLADLDEATRIAPVACVQNAYSVEVRGDDELLRVCGERGIAFVPFFAIAGARRESGARTGSDARGESGARRESGTRAGSDARGESGARAESGARAGSDARGEAGGARGRDAAVRRVAERHGVTEHQVRLAWTLHQGPHVLAIPGTGKVGHLEQNVAAAAVQLTGTDLAELA
- a CDS encoding type II toxin-antitoxin system VapB family antitoxin, with protein sequence MEAKIENVQLNLDDETLIEAAKILGTRNAADTVNAALREIVDIRKRVEAMEKLAEMGARGDFDEFLDKSTYRR
- a CDS encoding PIN domain nuclease — translated: MTAQFLVDTSAYFRLAREVALRDAWGDYLRSGLFSICELTELEIYYTARSMDHRRELGSVVRERYKWALMPDAIYHRALEVQELLAHKGAHRSAGAVDLLVAATAESLGMTVLHYDRDFELVAGVTGQPTRWIAKPGTVD